One window from the genome of Candidatus Didemnitutus sp. encodes:
- the hpt gene encoding hypoxanthine phosphoribosyltransferase, with the protein MARTKPSIPELKHLDHVLVSEPAIRRRVGALAEQINKAYRGKDLTVIAVVNGALIFTADLLRHMRSPLRLDCIRASSYHAGTSATGKPVIIDNLKLDIAGQHVLLVDDILDTGNTLSAVHELLLAKKAASVRTCVLLDKKARRVVPFEAEYVGFEIPNEFVVGYGLDFNERYRNLPCIGVLKPKFYSGKI; encoded by the coding sequence ATGGCCCGCACCAAGCCCTCGATTCCCGAGCTCAAGCACCTCGATCACGTGCTCGTGAGCGAACCCGCCATCCGTCGCCGCGTCGGCGCGCTCGCCGAGCAGATCAACAAGGCCTACCGCGGCAAGGACCTGACCGTCATCGCCGTCGTGAACGGCGCCCTTATTTTCACCGCCGACCTGTTGCGCCACATGCGTTCGCCGCTGCGCCTGGATTGCATCCGCGCCTCGAGCTACCACGCCGGCACCTCCGCGACGGGGAAGCCGGTCATCATCGACAATCTGAAATTGGACATCGCCGGTCAGCACGTGCTGCTCGTCGACGACATCCTCGATACCGGCAACACGCTCTCCGCCGTCCACGAATTGCTCCTCGCGAAAAAAGCCGCGTCGGTCCGCACCTGCGTGCTGCTCGACAAGAAGGCGCGCCGCGTCGTGCCCTTCGAGGCGGAATACGTCGGCTTCGAAATCCCCAACGAGTTCGTCGTCGGCTACGGCCTCGATTTCAACGAGCGCTACCGCAACCTGCCCTGCATCGGCGTGCTGAAGCCGAAGTTCTATTCGGGAAAAATCTGA
- a CDS encoding ABC transporter ATP-binding protein — translation MISIQVQQLTKRFGDVVALHGLDLTIAPGELFFLLGPSGCGKTTLLRCLAGFYLPEAGKIAFGAEDVTRLEPHKRNTGMMFQSYALWPHLTVAENVAFGLHERKVPAAELKERVREALASVRMESYADRKPNLLSGGQQQRVALARALVIRPRCLLLDEPLSNLDAKLRLEMRAEIRRVCKEFKLTTVYVTHDQKEALSIADRMAILDQGRILQVGTPREVYKRPTTKVVANFIGETDFLPGKVLRCGDGTVTVETAAGNFDGIPGDPAILPAVGATVTVSIRPECWELHREAQSRNCVRGRIGESVYLGEVAQYEFVTSGEGARLKIFERNPRFVDGAQRGELFAAVQPEDVVVLTA, via the coding sequence ATGATCTCGATCCAGGTCCAGCAACTGACAAAGCGCTTTGGCGACGTCGTGGCGCTCCATGGGCTGGATCTCACGATCGCGCCCGGCGAGCTGTTCTTCCTGCTCGGCCCGAGTGGTTGCGGCAAGACCACGTTGCTGCGTTGTCTGGCCGGATTCTACCTCCCGGAGGCGGGAAAAATCGCCTTCGGCGCGGAGGACGTCACTCGCCTCGAACCGCACAAACGGAACACCGGAATGATGTTTCAGAGCTACGCACTCTGGCCGCATCTGACGGTGGCGGAGAACGTCGCCTTCGGCCTGCATGAACGGAAAGTGCCTGCTGCGGAACTCAAGGAACGCGTCCGCGAGGCGCTCGCCTCGGTGCGGATGGAGAGCTATGCCGACCGCAAGCCCAACCTGCTCTCCGGCGGTCAGCAGCAGCGCGTGGCGCTTGCGCGCGCGCTCGTGATCCGGCCGCGTTGCCTCCTGCTCGACGAGCCGCTCTCGAACCTCGATGCCAAGCTCCGCCTCGAGATGCGCGCGGAAATCCGCCGCGTGTGCAAGGAGTTCAAGCTGACCACGGTTTACGTCACGCACGACCAGAAGGAGGCGCTGTCGATCGCCGATCGGATGGCGATCCTCGACCAAGGGCGCATCCTCCAAGTCGGCACGCCGCGCGAGGTCTACAAGCGACCAACGACGAAGGTGGTCGCGAATTTCATCGGCGAAACGGATTTCCTGCCGGGAAAGGTGCTGCGCTGTGGTGACGGCACCGTGACCGTTGAAACGGCCGCGGGAAATTTTGACGGCATCCCCGGCGATCCGGCCATCTTGCCCGCGGTCGGGGCGACCGTCACGGTGTCGATCCGGCCCGAGTGCTGGGAGCTGCATCGCGAGGCGCAGTCGCGGAACTGCGTGCGTGGCCGTATTGGCGAATCGGTCTATCTCGGCGAGGTGGCGCAATACGAGTTCGTGACATCGGGGGAAGGCGCGCGCTTGAAAATCTTCGAGCGCAACCCGCGTTTCGTGGACGGCGCGCAGCGCGGCGAGCTGTTCGCCGCCGTGCAGCCCGAGGACGTGGTGGTGTTGACCGCGTGA